A single genomic interval of Armatimonadota bacterium harbors:
- a CDS encoding SDR family oxidoreductase yields the protein MRVQELFDLSGRVALVTGGSRGLGKEMAEGLGEAGAALVIAARREEWLRPTEEELRAAGMACLGVVCDITQPDQVEACVRAALDRFGAIDILVNNAGISWGAPVLEMPLEKWRQVLETNLTGTFLVTQAVGRLMVQRRRGKIINIASLAGLLGDPPEILDAIGYSTAKGGLVAFTRDLAVKWARYNVYVNAIAPAFFPTRMSRAVLQRAQREVEAHTPLGRIGRPGELKGVAVFLASAASDYITGQVIVVDGGRSAL from the coding sequence GTGCGGGTGCAGGAGCTCTTTGACCTCTCCGGCAGGGTGGCCCTGGTCACCGGGGGCTCCCGCGGCCTGGGGAAGGAGATGGCCGAAGGGCTGGGGGAGGCCGGGGCAGCGCTGGTGATTGCCGCACGGCGGGAGGAGTGGCTACGCCCCACGGAGGAGGAGCTCCGGGCCGCCGGGATGGCCTGCCTGGGTGTGGTCTGCGACATCACCCAGCCCGACCAGGTGGAGGCGTGCGTGCGCGCAGCCCTGGACCGCTTCGGCGCCATCGACATCCTGGTGAACAACGCCGGCATCTCCTGGGGCGCACCAGTCCTGGAGATGCCGCTGGAGAAGTGGCGTCAGGTCCTGGAGACGAACCTCACCGGGACCTTTCTGGTGACCCAGGCCGTGGGCCGGCTGATGGTCCAGCGCCGCCGCGGCAAGATCATCAACATCGCCTCCCTGGCCGGGCTGCTGGGCGATCCGCCGGAGATCCTGGACGCCATCGGCTACAGCACGGCCAAAGGGGGGCTGGTGGCCTTCACCCGGGATCTGGCCGTGAAGTGGGCCCGCTACAACGTCTACGTCAACGCCATCGCCCCCGCCTTCTTCCCCACGCGGATGAGCCGGGCGGTCCTGCAGCGGGCCCAACGGGAGGTGGAGGCGCACACGCCGCTGGGCCGCATCGGCCGGCCGGGTGAGCTCAAAGGTGTGGCCGTCTTCCTGGCGTCGGCGGCCTCCGACTACATCACCGGCCAGGTGATCGTCGTCGACGGCGGACGTAGCGCCCTGTAG